From one Melospiza melodia melodia isolate bMelMel2 chromosome 6, bMelMel2.pri, whole genome shotgun sequence genomic stretch:
- the IFITM10 gene encoding interferon-induced transmembrane protein 10 — protein MGAPLPALPSSLNSSAEEAEPEAVLSRICSDSPHPSLAERGDAAAATTERTQDPPLGPPCPFEGVAWTPRPPQGPPQGCFACIAKPPALRQASPVLSPSSAVYLMESKSCKGDSLRPAVPCKHSVEKKTMTNPTTVIEIYPDTTEVNDYYLWSIFNFVYLNFCCLGFIALAYSLKVRDKKLLNDLNGAVEDAKTARLFNITSSALATFCIILIFIFLRYPLTDY, from the exons ATGGGTGCCCCCCTCCCCGCCCTCCCCTCCTCCCTCAACTCCAGCGCCGAGGAAGCCGAGCCGGAGGCAGTGCTGAGCCGGATATGCAGCGACTCCCCGCATCCCTCCTT GGCAGAGCGCGGTGACGCCGCGGCAGCCACCACGGAGAGGACACAGGACCCCCCCCTGGGCCCGCCATGCCCCTTTGAGGGGGTGGCCTGGACCCCGAGACCCCCGCAGGGCCCCCCGCAGGGCTGCTTCGCCTGCATCGCCAAGCCCCCGGCTCTCCGGCAAGCTTCGCCCGTCCTGTCTCCCTCTTCTGCCGTTTATCTCATGGAGAGCAAGAGCTGCAAAGGGGACAGCCTGCGGCCAGCGGTCCCGTGCAAGCACTCGGTGGAGAAGAAGACGATGACCAACCCCACCACCGTCATCGAAATCTACCCCGACACCACCGAGGTGAACGACTACTATCTCTGGTCCATCTTCAACTTTGTATACCTCAACTTCTGCTGCCTCGGCTTCATCGCCTTGGCCTATTCATTGAAA GTCCGGGATAAGAAACTCCTCAATGACTTAAATGGAGCAGTTGAAGATGCCAAGACAGCCCGGCTTTTTAACATcaccagctcagccctggccaCCTTCTGCATCATCCTTATCTTCATCTTCCTGCGATACCCTCTCACTGACTACTGA